The genomic stretch CCCAGGGTTCAGGGGTGTTTGGCCTTGGCCACCTTCCAGGAGTCTATTCATGTGGGCCACAGCCACAGGAGAGAAGTCCAGCCCCAGCACGTCCACAGGGTGCGGGCACTTGGTGTAGAGGCCTGTACACAGGCTCGAGGTCCCACAGCCCACGTCCAACACACGCAGCGGACAGGCAGCTCGGGCACCCTGCAGCAGCGGCAGGAGGAGTCCTTGGGCTTCCTCATACCCAAAGAACCAGTCGAAGGTGGGGACGCTGCCCAGAAGGGGCTGGGCGTGGAGTTTATCCCAGAGACAGCGGTCTGCCAGGCAGCTACCAGCCAGGGAGCCTGTGGACACGAGTGGAAGGCATATGTCACCCAGCGCCCGAGTTCTATCAAAGGGCTGCAAAACAGGCGCAATGTAACCAGAGGTTTTAAGAGCCACCATTTCATGGACTAGACTCGGGGGTCATTTAGAACCCAGCTTGCCCCCCCACTGTGTCCATTCCTACCCAAGGCGCGGCGCGTCCCCGCAGCCAAGGTCGCCACGTGGAGGGTTCCGCGCAGCGCAGCCATCCACAGCTGCCTGCAAGGTCGGCCTGAGAACGTTCTGCGCAATGTCACCAGCACTCCGGCAGAAGCCTGAAGTCCAAGGGAAAATTTGCAAAACCCGCTTTGTGAAATAACGTGTTCGTACAGCCTCCCTAACTCTGCGGCCTCGGAAGAAAAAAGAACGCGGACACACACCTACTACGGGTACGGCCTTTATTGATTGCAATCTGAAGTGGAAGAGGAAGGCGATACGACAGCTCAGCACCTGGGGCGGCTTCACAGACCTGAAATCAAAGGAGAAGTCATGAGCACCCCAGAGAGGAGCCCGCTGAACCTTGCTCGGTTGTGCCCTGCTTCTTGGAGCCTCGTGTCCCGGCGCTTGAGGATAGAACCGGCGGACTGGAGGCCGCCGGCACCGAAGACATGACGCCGAGGGGGCCGGAGCCCTTTCCGTCTGCCTCCATACATTACGGGGATCGAGACCGCACACCCGATCCCCGCCAAGAAGAGGAGGGTCCGCAAGCACAGCCCAGaagcctcccccccaccccacggcCGCACCGGCAAGGAGACAGAA from Rhinolophus ferrumequinum isolate MPI-CBG mRhiFer1 chromosome 11, mRhiFer1_v1.p, whole genome shotgun sequence encodes the following:
- the CSKMT gene encoding citrate synthase-lysine N-methyltransferase CSKMT, mitochondrial, whose product is MAALRGTLHVATLAAGTRRALGSLAGSCLADRCLWDKLHAQPLLGSVPTFDWFFGYEEAQGLLLPLLQGARAACPLRVLDVGCGTSSLCTGLYTKCPHPVDVLGLDFSPVAVAHMNRLLEGGQGQTPLNPGHPTSRLHFMQADVKNLEPVAASGSFQLVLDKGTWDAVARGGLPGAYQLLSECLRVLSPQGTLIQFSDEDPDVRLPCLEQGSQGWTVTVQELGPFRGITYFAYLVQGSQ